From Anastrepha obliqua isolate idAnaObli1 chromosome 3, idAnaObli1_1.0, whole genome shotgun sequence:
aattctgaatggcaattacgcaccaacccattcggctacggcgaccaccAATAgctataaacaaaataaaaagcatttttttttattatttttatatttaatacagTGGGTGTAAAAGGTAAAAGGGGTCGGATGTGGAGGTTTCACTTTCGACATGTCAGAGAGATATTTCCAAATTTACTGTCCCACTTCTTTCTCAATTCTGACGGTGTTCCCCATCGTAATTTTTTCACAGCCGGGTATCCCTTATCATCAAACTAAAAGTTAGCGCACTCCCATCTCGACACCCACTGCACTCAATTACGATTTTGAAGtggtaaaggacttcgtttattcGGGAAATAGAATTACACTAATAAAATATCAACCATTAAATCCAACAGAGATTCGCCAACAGATGCttttttggactaagtagacaattcTAGTATATAGCAAATAATGTCCTCTCACCGTGCCCATCTTATTGTACGACGCAGGAAAATGGATGGTGACAACATTAGATAAAGCTCACCTTTAAATGTACGATAGCGAGATTCTGGTAAAAGTCTTTGAGTGTTGACGATGCCGTACATCGCAGACGATATAAAATTCTGCGGTTTTGTTGTCCAGGTCCTCTCGTACAATTGATTAATTCGTACACATGATCCAGacctgaaagtattcaatgcagaGCAGGAGGAAGGTCtcttttgagttaaaaaaaaaacgaaaagaagaAGACCTTTGCTTCACTGGCGCCCGTTAGGACGTGAAAAATATGACTGGTAAGCTTTGTGGAACTCGGTTAAATCACAGCCTTCTTACTATGCCAATCAAGACGGCAGGAagatgtaaatacatatacatttaaattatatatgatTTCCCTCTGGAAAAGAACCTTCGATATGGTAGAGACATAGAGATTTTTCTCGGCCAATAATGGTAAACTTAGGATCATCAAAAAACCATCTTCCGCCATAGGCGCCATAGACGCATACCAAAAACTAATAGAACCTCGactcaataaaaaataagtttactgattattttctcttttctttgaatattaacattcagaataatttattgaaattattttaatcacaaatcaattttttatcgaaGATCGTCTTATCGACTGTAGAAGtaactattttatttaagaaattccgAAATGATCaacatttcctttttaatttttgttcataataTAAAACTCTGTCTTTAATTTACCCTTTACCCTTTCCTACCCCGTGCTGATGATGGCATTTTAGTCGTTGTAGTTTTTATTGTTGGTGTCGTACTAGTACTAGTCAACTCGGTAGTCTCCACGAACATATCAGTGACTAGCTCAGCCACTGAAACGTTCATTTGCTTACCGGAGTCACTGGGTATGCTGATCTGGAACTGCAGTAACACAACGAGATAAGTGACCATTGTAGTGAGCaactgaaataataaaaaaatcaatattagatACTCGTATATCAGTCCTCTTAACTCTATtgtataaatttctttttggtacatatttaaataacagtgtatgtacttatgtatgtaatataatttGTACTCACTCCTTTGAAGAGGTTCCTATTTACATCGAAAAATCCGCCACAGTTAATGTTTGACGGATTCATTTCCGTAGCGCGTATAAACATATTTATCTCTGTTTGCGCATCGGAGTTCATCCAATTCAATTCAACCATTAGTaactttttctgaaaattcgtaCGCACATTGAAGGAGGCATAATGGGCCTTATCGCAAATGTAGAAAAGCAGGAATACATTCCAGATGGCTGTTATGGCCAAACCGATGTCCTTAATACCGAAACCTTCAGAAAGCTGAGACATTAGACCATAAACCGAAAGTGTGATAATGAAGAAGAGATATAGGTTGAGAAAAGTGAAGGTATAACAGGTGGCATTTCCGATATCACGTGTCAACTTGCTCAGGCGTAACCATAGGGCGCGATAATCGGCGACCATTGCGGCGGGGCCGATGTGACGTAAAGCCTTTTACCCGCCATCAGAGGGCAAAAGAAAGCAgaaacgttttaaaaaattaatttaaaatacattttttttacatggcATGTTTACCCTTTGAAAACGTTCACCTAGAATATTTGCAGTCATACTGAGGCTTTCACAAATTATGAACCACCAGGCACCCAACATGGCAGTCAAGTTGTCTAAGATGCAGTAGGGAATTAcctaagaaatttataaaatgcttATAAATACTAAACTtgcaaaactaataaatatgcaCACAAATTCCAATTTCTTCAAATGAGCTAActaatatttactttaaaatcaTGTGCTTTAAAAAGATTCCAAAATATCAATTATGCaattatgcaaatttatttcgtttCTCTCAAAATAGGTTCCATTAAAGTGATAGGCTTCTTCGAATGAACAATTTCATCATGATATTTCGCAATTATATTgagttctttcaaaaaattcgcttccaaatattatattagtttcgggaaaaataaatccattatttatgtattttatttggcgcaaatggtttaaaactgtttcatggtcaatctttagctcctgagcgatgctacgactattaACATGCCGATCAATTTAGaatatttctatgattttatcgacattatcaacattttctttgACATCGAAAATGCcttaacggaatcgacgaaaccaaaattgcacccAATTAGCTGTTACCATAATCGGCATCATAAACACCatttacaatttcagcggcctggcttgcatttccCCCTTTATCATAGTAaaaccagagaacgtaaattcaaaaaaatttcacattcatgcatgcatatatgtacttacttagaattaatttattcatctcgcaagaaataatccatttgtgcatgcaaaatgccgacggcaaataatcatgaagaaaaatgtacaagtctgctgttatgttattttgcctaacaccaaatctaagcattttacatttcaatgcagaCGCTATATTTAATTCTGGTAAccacgctccgctatgttaactctcttatGTTAACTTTTCCAAGGCCGTGgtgaaataatacaaatttcttagccgcgttttgttagcatttgacatttaacctgctcattcgttcctgagccttctcaataaatttacgttctctggtaaaactgtaaaatgtaccgaagtTTCTCTttcttgacttccattgttaacatcctgtaactcacaactgaatggaacaaacagcaaaataattttttcagtgtgAAAtgttacgagatatcgatcactacagcgatttagcgagaaaataatggatttcttttcccccaaacttatacatatattccaTGCGGAAATTTGATGAATATGGAAATTGTGCGACGAATAAAAATTTAGCCAAAACTAAACATTATGTAACTTGCAAAATGGAGAGATCCTTTTGGTCAAGCATTGTGTGCTGTGTTGAACATTCGAACGAACCTTTAAGACTAACAAAGCTGTTAGcctgttgatttttttataatcataacacatgggctgaaaagtctcgggcctaacaaagaaaaaacgtttttttgtttgttcaaaattagctttattcaacaacgtaatttccatcaagaacgaagcaatcattccagcgctgctttaacatttcaataccattttgcctcagtttcagcgattaCCTCtttattcgagcgaaatttcttaccggcgagcatttttttaggtctgcgaacagccagtagtcgctgggagatAAATCTGACGAatgcattgttttgattgacttgtgacacggtcttgataaaacaacatttttttctttgccatatgCAGACGTTTCTTTGCAATTTCGGCATCCAAACGCTCCAATAATATTCATAGTATTTCCCATCTAaagatagtcgatgaatattacACCACGCACATCCCAAAATATCGAGGTCATAACCTTTCCTACCGATTGCCGTGCTTTCGGGCATTTTGGACGAGGCTCACCAGTTGCTGCCCACTCAGATGACGATCGTTTAATTCCGGAATGAGTGATGGATGCCTGCTTCATCCCTTGTCACAAATTGACGCAAAAATTCCGGTTTATTACATTTAAACATGGCTAAACGCTGCCCAGAATCATCAAcatgttcttgtttttggtcaacagtgaccaaacgcggcacccactttgaatagagctttttcatagtcaaattcgaaagcaatataaagccaccacgttcttttgatatctttacgatgtcagctaactcgcgcaacttcacttttcgatcattcaaaacgattttgtggatttgtttgatgttttttggtgttaccgcctcatttgaacGTCCACTGCCTTGTGCATCattggtgtctctacgaccgCGTTTGGATTcaacaaaccatcgttttattgttgtttttgatggaaCGAAGTTCCCAtagcacttttcaagccattactTCGCTTGGACGGTATTTTtttccatcaagaagcagtaagtgtaaaattaaaacacaaaactcTTTTTCATTCATTGTTTTGCGAATAACAAAAATAGCCTTACCAGTCACTCTCAgtacaataactcacgaactattaaatagaatatcatgaaattttaacagctgcctTTTAAAAGTTAGTAAAAACTGAAACAGAGGGGAATGTAAGCCATCtatgccatctatgtgttaggcccgagacttttcagcccatgtgttatattttatttttccctcGACGTTTCCTTCAATGGTGCCACAATGAACGAAATTAGGATTCTAGTCCAAACAGCATAACGTACAAAACAACAGGAAACATAAGAGAATGCGAAAAAAATGTCTCTCAGTACCTAAGCCATGTAAATCGGAAAACagagaaaacagaaaattttattCAGCATTCATGCCACCATTCCTACAGGATGGTATGGTAAAATTTAAGACATGAATTACTCAATCCccaaacctaatttttaagtaatgtctaagtaaattttttctaaattaaaaaaaaccgaaatacatataatttttaaacaacaacTAATACGCTTACTTGAATGAACTGAAAGTCCGCCATTGTTATATGGGTTATGACTACCGACAAAATAGATAATACCGGCAAAACCACTGCAATCATAGTGGTTTTCCGAAATAGATTCAAAGGCACACTATGGCCCGATATTTGATAAtacaaaatctgaaaattataaaaagaaagattcatgaaaaaaagTTAGAGAATAGGGCGGATCATTTGAAAAAGTCTTAAATTTATGTACCTCAAATTCATCCCAGTCGTTCCATAGTTTTGCGATTTTACGTGCTTCCCACCATAATATTGGAACCATTAATAGtggtaaaatatttacaagaaACAGGTAAGCAATaacagcttcttcaaatggtccaCTCAATGATGTCAcaatttttatgcgatttttggCCACATAAAAAACATAGATCTAAATAAAACCAtactaaatatatatgcatatatatgtacataacctAATTAAGAGTATTCAAGAGTACGATTAAAAAATATGGCAAGAGCAGATTATTTGGCCGGAACACCGCTAAAATACTGTTAGGTCAAATCAGCTGATTGATTACCATATTTTTCTctctcttaaaaatattgatctGCCTAAATACCCCTATTGCATACCTTGCATAGTTTAGTGCAAGACTATCATAATCATGAACATAAATCGAAGTTCAATTCTTTATGATTCggaacaaaatatatgtatgtacatatgtacatacatttttttatcacaattgaattttttacgaaataaaaGTCA
This genomic window contains:
- the LOC129241366 gene encoding gustatory and odorant receptor 63a-like, translating into MFNSYNRRKKHDTVFLNVKPTFNGQNSGLRKYSTGLLDKEDIPYYNTNSSQGSRASVGTITTLNENFRPNVFYNNIAPIQWFLHIIGVLPITRRAAGKAKFRLNSIAFGYSLVFFVLLAIYVFYVAKNRIKIVTSLSGPFEEAVIAYLFLVNILPLLMVPILWWEARKIAKLWNDWDEFEILYYQISGHSVPLNLFRKTTMIAVVLPVLSILSVVITHITMADFQFIQVIPYCILDNLTAMLGAWWFIICESLSMTANILGERFQRALRHIGPAAMVADYRALWLRLSKLTRDIGNATCYTFTFLNLYLFFIITLSVYGLMSQLSEGFGIKDIGLAITAIWNVFLLFYICDKAHYASFNVRTNFQKKLLMVELNWMNSDAQTEINMFIRATEMNPSNINCGGFFDVNRNLFKGLLTTMVTYLVVLLQFQISIPSDSGKQMNVSVAELVTDMFVETTELTSTSTTPTIKTTTTKMPSSARGRKG